One Streptomyces lincolnensis genomic region harbors:
- a CDS encoding histidine phosphatase family protein, with amino-acid sequence MAPRILLARHGQTAWSLSGKHTGRTDVPLLEEGRRGAKLLGERLHRAPFDGLAGVEIRTSPLTRARETCELAGFGERASTWDTLMEWDYGAYEGMTPQEIQAVRPGWLIWRDGVPEGESLAEITARADEVVAWARSADRDVLVFAHGHILRSIGARWLGLPIDFAARIRLNPTSLSVLGWAYGDPAIESWNDLGHLVTD; translated from the coding sequence ATGGCACCGCGCATCCTGCTGGCACGGCACGGACAGACCGCGTGGTCGCTGTCCGGCAAGCACACCGGCAGGACCGACGTACCCCTCCTGGAGGAGGGCCGCAGAGGCGCCAAACTACTCGGTGAACGGCTGCACCGCGCGCCGTTCGACGGTCTTGCCGGGGTGGAGATACGCACCAGCCCGCTCACCCGCGCGCGGGAGACCTGCGAACTCGCCGGGTTCGGAGAGCGCGCGAGTACCTGGGACACGCTCATGGAGTGGGACTACGGCGCCTACGAGGGCATGACCCCGCAGGAGATCCAGGCCGTCCGGCCCGGCTGGCTGATCTGGCGCGACGGCGTCCCGGAGGGCGAGTCGCTCGCCGAGATCACCGCGCGCGCGGACGAGGTCGTCGCCTGGGCCCGCTCGGCCGACCGGGACGTGCTGGTCTTCGCCCACGGACACATCCTGCGGTCCATCGGCGCCCGCTGGCTGGGCCTGCCGATCGACTTCGCGGCCCGGATCCGACTGAACCCGACATCCCTGTCCGTACTGGGCTGGGCCTACGGTGATCCGGCGATCGAGAGCTGGAACGACCTGGGCCACCTCGTCACGGACTGA
- a CDS encoding phosphatase PAP2 family protein, which produces MPQTETPGIEAAPRIRLRWWTELPLILLVYACYSAGRLLARGDVTTAVDHGLAILRVEKFLFLNAEHPLNRLFTREAWLGVPADFWYASLHYVVTPAVLIWLFRSHAVRYRAARTWLMTSTFIGLVGFTLLPTCPPRLLSASHGFVDTMAQYSSYGWWGGEASAPRGLGGMTNQYAAMPSLHVGWALWCGVILWKYGRSPLTKTAAVLYPLITTIVVMGTANHYFLDAVAGAAVMGVGLLLTPYVTRTAQRAGARLRARVAGLTGGSPGATAPVPVGSHGATASIVSGGCQTSAGEHFPRQRESRFPDGAEPSASPAEAGDGAPAPAR; this is translated from the coding sequence ATGCCGCAGACCGAGACACCAGGCATCGAGGCGGCCCCGCGAATTCGGCTGCGCTGGTGGACCGAGCTGCCGCTGATCCTCCTGGTCTACGCCTGCTACTCGGCCGGCCGCCTGCTGGCCCGGGGTGACGTCACCACCGCCGTCGACCACGGCCTGGCGATCCTGCGCGTCGAGAAGTTCCTGTTCCTCAACGCGGAGCACCCGCTCAACCGGCTCTTCACCCGGGAGGCGTGGCTCGGCGTCCCGGCCGACTTCTGGTACGCCTCGCTGCACTACGTGGTCACGCCCGCCGTCCTGATCTGGCTGTTCCGGTCGCACGCCGTGCGCTACCGGGCGGCCCGCACCTGGCTGATGACGTCCACCTTCATCGGCCTGGTCGGCTTCACCCTGCTCCCGACCTGTCCGCCGCGCCTGCTCTCGGCGAGCCACGGCTTCGTGGACACGATGGCCCAGTACAGCTCGTACGGCTGGTGGGGAGGCGAGGCCAGCGCCCCGCGGGGTCTCGGCGGTATGACGAACCAGTACGCGGCGATGCCGAGCCTGCACGTGGGCTGGGCGCTGTGGTGCGGTGTGATCCTGTGGAAGTACGGGCGGTCGCCGCTGACGAAGACCGCGGCGGTCCTCTACCCGCTGATCACCACGATCGTGGTGATGGGCACCGCGAACCACTACTTCCTCGACGCGGTCGCGGGCGCGGCCGTGATGGGTGTCGGCCTGCTGCTCACGCCGTACGTCACGCGGACCGCGCAGCGGGCCGGGGCGCGGCTGCGGGCCCGGGTCGCGGGCCTCACGGGGGGCTCGCCCGGCGCGACCGCTCCGGTCCCGGTGGGCTCTCACGGCGCAACCGCCTCAATTGTCAGTGGCGGATGCCAGACTTCCGCGGGTGAGCACTTTCCACGGCAGCGCGAGTCACGGTTCCCCGACGGGGCCGAGCCCAGTGCCTCCCCCGCGGAAGCGGGAGACGGCGCTCCGGCACCGGCTCGCTGA
- a CDS encoding AAA domain-containing protein: MTTRAFDPGAEAGRATGAILHDTLHGTHRGVVVDSPPGAGKSTLVVRAALELADAGRPLMVVAQTNAQVDDLVLRLAEKNPELPVGRLHSSDTDPYDKALDDLPNVRKSAKAADLAGLAVVISTAAKWGHVKVNEPWRHAIVDEAYQMRSDALLAVAGLFERALFVGDPGQLDPFAIVGSEQWAGLSYDPSASAVTTLLAHNPELPQHRLPVSWRLPASAAPLVSDAFYPFTPFRSGTDHGDRRLSFGVPSDGSGPDRVIDEAAESGWGLLELPARHTPRTDPEAVRAVAAVVRRLLDRGGAAVSERSPDPTPLTPDRIAVGTAHRDQAAAVRAALAELGVADVTVDTANRLQGREFDVTVVLHPLSGRPDATAFHLETGRLCVLASRHRHACIVVCRAGVTDLLDDYPSTEPVQLGTLVKFPDGWEANHAVLAKLAEHKVAWQG; the protein is encoded by the coding sequence GTGACCACCCGGGCCTTCGACCCCGGCGCCGAGGCCGGCCGGGCCACCGGGGCGATCCTCCACGACACCCTGCACGGCACCCACCGCGGTGTCGTCGTAGATTCCCCGCCCGGCGCCGGCAAGTCCACGCTCGTCGTCCGCGCCGCACTCGAACTCGCCGACGCCGGGCGCCCGCTGATGGTGGTCGCGCAGACGAACGCGCAGGTGGACGACCTCGTCCTGCGGCTCGCCGAGAAGAACCCCGAGCTGCCGGTGGGGCGACTGCACAGCAGTGACACCGACCCGTACGACAAGGCGCTCGACGACCTGCCGAACGTCCGCAAGTCGGCCAAGGCCGCCGATCTCGCCGGGCTCGCGGTGGTGATCTCGACGGCCGCCAAGTGGGGGCACGTCAAGGTGAACGAGCCCTGGCGGCACGCGATCGTCGACGAGGCCTACCAGATGCGCTCCGACGCGCTGCTCGCCGTCGCCGGGCTGTTCGAGCGGGCACTGTTCGTGGGCGACCCGGGCCAGCTGGACCCGTTCGCGATCGTTGGCAGCGAGCAGTGGGCGGGCCTGTCGTACGACCCCTCCGCCTCCGCGGTGACGACCCTGCTCGCGCACAATCCCGAGCTGCCGCAGCACCGCCTGCCGGTGTCCTGGCGGCTCCCCGCGTCGGCGGCGCCCCTGGTCTCGGACGCCTTCTACCCGTTCACCCCCTTCCGCAGCGGCACGGACCACGGCGACCGCCGGCTGTCGTTCGGCGTCCCGTCGGACGGCTCGGGACCCGACCGCGTGATCGACGAGGCGGCGGAGTCCGGCTGGGGCCTGCTGGAGCTGCCCGCCCGGCACACCCCGCGCACGGACCCGGAGGCGGTACGCGCGGTGGCGGCCGTCGTACGACGTCTGCTGGACCGGGGTGGTGCGGCGGTCTCGGAGCGCTCCCCCGACCCCACGCCGCTGACGCCCGACCGGATCGCCGTCGGCACCGCCCACCGGGACCAGGCGGCGGCCGTCCGCGCGGCGCTGGCCGAGCTGGGCGTGGCGGACGTCACGGTCGACACGGCCAACCGTCTCCAGGGCCGCGAGTTCGACGTCACGGTCGTCCTCCACCCCCTCTCCGGCCGCCCCGACGCCACCGCCTTCCACCTGGAGACCGGCCGCCTGTGCGTCCTGGCCTCCCGCCACCGCCACGCCTGCATCGTGGTCTGCCGCGCGGGCGTGACCGACCTCCTGGACGACTACCCCTCCACGGAACCGGTCCAGCTGGGAACGCTGGTGAAGTTCCCCGACGGGTGGGAGGCGAACCACGCCGTGCTGGCGAAACTGGCCGAGCACAAGGTGGCGTGGCAGGGGTGA
- a CDS encoding bifunctional DNA primase/polymerase, which yields MSNTRDEQHCDVSGVTADGAAWLASAGTYPRSTRALWEERPDAPVVLPCGTAFDVVGAPAIFGRRMLDRLWDEGPGSGPVAVFRGRMLLFAAPGTAQRLPSLLHWEEFGRTGAIPPLLCHGTGDAVTLPAPTAADTPSHTRPDSRWLVAPDTRHPWLPGPEIVLWAAVRAARAAVRISIFPPADQGAKVYDVSRRR from the coding sequence ATGAGCAACACACGGGATGAGCAGCACTGCGACGTCTCCGGCGTCACCGCGGACGGCGCGGCCTGGCTCGCCTCCGCCGGAACGTATCCGCGGAGCACCCGGGCCCTCTGGGAGGAACGTCCGGACGCCCCGGTCGTCCTGCCCTGCGGCACCGCGTTCGACGTCGTGGGCGCGCCCGCGATCTTCGGCCGCCGGATGCTCGACCGGCTGTGGGACGAGGGCCCGGGGTCGGGGCCGGTGGCGGTGTTCCGGGGCCGGATGCTGTTGTTCGCCGCGCCGGGTACGGCCCAGCGGCTGCCGTCACTGCTGCACTGGGAGGAGTTCGGCCGCACCGGCGCGATCCCGCCGCTGCTGTGCCACGGCACCGGCGACGCGGTGACCCTCCCCGCCCCGACTGCCGCCGACACCCCCTCCCACACCCGCCCCGACTCCCGCTGGCTGGTCGCCCCGGACACCCGTCACCCCTGGCTGCCGGGCCCCGAAATCGTGCTCTGGGCAGCCGTCCGAGCGGCCCGCGCAGCCGTGCGGATATCGATTTTTCCTCCCGCCGATCAGGGTGCTAAGGTCTACGACGTCAGCAGGCGCCGCTAG